Proteins from a single region of Drosophila biarmipes strain raj3 chromosome 3R, RU_DBia_V1.1, whole genome shotgun sequence:
- the LOC108027239 gene encoding phosphatidylinositol-binding clathrin assembly protein LAP isoform X16, translating into MTMAGQTINDRLLAARHSLAGQGLAKSVCKATTEECIGPKKKHLDYLVHCTNEPNVSIPHLANLLIERSQNANWVVVYKSLITTHHLMAYGNERFMQYLASSNSTFNLSSFLDKGTVQDGGMGVPGGRMGYDMSPFIRRYAKYLNEKSLSYRAMAFDFCKVKRGKEEGSLRSMNAEKLLKTLPVLQAQLDALLEFDCQSNDLSNGVINMSFMLLFRDLIRLFACYNDGIINLLEKYFDMNKKHARDALDLYKKFLVRMDRVGEFLKVAENVGIDKGDIPDLTKAPSSLLDALEQHLATLEGRKVSAANTPTQSSSNQRNVKSAVSALSSTSSAFGTAAASSKFDNTNGIDEQLKAQVLAEEEAAMNQYKSKVSSPTSSGAAGASAALTNPFLSSPPAAQAGQPIVDLFGAASAQPAAAAAATKASDDLLQLGNPFADMFEASGGGAAAAGATGNAGDGAGSSPFDWGATDDDGGAAQ; encoded by the exons ATGACCATGGCAGGGCAAACGATCAACGACAGGCTGCTGGCCGCCCGTCACAGCCTTGCGGGCCAAGGACTCGCCAAGTCCGTTTGCAAGGCCACCACGGAGGAATGCATTGGGCCGAAGAAGAAGCACTTGGACT ATTTGGTGCACTGCACAAACGAGCCGAATGTGTCGATACCTCATCTGGCCAATTTACTTATCGAGCGTTCTCAGAACGCCAACTGGGTTGTCGTCTACAAGTCGCTGATAACCACACATCATCTGATGGCATATGGCAACGAG CGTTTTATGCAATATCTGGCCTCTAGCAACTCTACATTCAATCTGAGCTCCTTTCTGGATAAAGGAACTGTACAAG ATGGTGGCATGGGCGTTCCGGGTGGCAGAATGG GTTACGATATGTCGCCCTTTATTCGGCGCTACGCCAAATATTTGAATGAGAAGTCGCTCTCCTATCGTGCCATGGCCTTTGACTTCTGCAAAGTCAAGCGAGG CAAAGAGGAGGGGTCGCTGCGAAGCATGAATGCGGAAAAACTTCTGAAGACTTTGCCAGTTTTGCAGGCACAATTGGATGCACTTCTCGAGTTCGACTGCCAGTCCAACGATTTGTCCAATG GTGTCATCAATATGAGCTTTATGCTCTTGTTTCGCGATCTCATACGACTTTTTGCTTGCTACAATGATGGCATCATTAACTTGCTcgagaaatattttgatatgAACAAAAAACATGCGCGCGATGCCTTGGACCTGTACAAGAAGTTCTTAGTGCGCATGGACCGTGTTGGAGAGTTCTTAAAAGTGGCAGAG AATGTGGGCATTGACAAGGGTGATATTCCCGATTTGACCAAGGCGCCCAGCTCGTTGTTAGATGCTTTGGAGCAACACTTGGCCACACTGGAGGGTCGAAAAGTATCTGCAGCTAATACACCCACACAGTCATCGAG CAATCAGCGCAATGTAAAATCCGCTGTCTCTGCACTCTCTTCTACCAGCTCTGCATTCGGTACTGCGGCTGCGTCTAGCAAATTCGACAACACCAATGGCATTGACGAGCAGCTCAAGGCCCAGGTgctggccgaggaggaggccgCCATGAACCAGTACAAG TCCAAGGTATCGTCGCCCACCAGCAGCGGGGCTGCTGGCGCTAGCGCTGCACTAACAAATCCATTTCTATCGTCCCCGCCAGCCGCCCAGGCTGGTCAGCCGATAGTTGATCTGTTCGGTGCCGCGTCGGCGCAgcccgctgctgctgcagcagccacCAAGGCCTCCGACGACCTGCTGCAGTTGGGCAATCCCTTCGCCGACATGTTTGAAGCCAGTGGCGGCGGAGCAGCCGCCGCAGGAGCCACAG GGAATGCCGGTGATGGGGCAGGCAGCAGCCCCTTTGACTGGGGCGCAACCGACGATGATGGCGGCGCCGCACAGTAA
- the LOC108027239 gene encoding phosphatidylinositol-binding clathrin assembly protein LAP isoform X5, which translates to MTMAGQTINDRLLAARHSLAGQGLAKSVCKATTEECIGPKKKHLDYLVHCTNEPNVSIPHLANLLIERSQNANWVVVYKSLITTHHLMAYGNERFMQYLASSNSTFNLSSFLDKGTVQDGGMGVPGGRMGYDMSPFIRRYAKYLNEKSLSYRAMAFDFCKVKRGKEEGSLRSMNAEKLLKTLPVLQAQLDALLEFDCQSNDLSNGVINMSFMLLFRDLIRLFACYNDGIINLLEKYFDMNKKHARDALDLYKKFLVRMDRVGEFLKVAENVGIDKGDIPDLTKAPSSLLDALEQHLATLEGRKVSAANTPTQSSSNQRNVKSAVSALSSTSSAFGTAAASSKFDNTNGIDEQLKAQVLAEEEAAMNQYKSKVSSPTSSGAAGASAALTNPFLSSPPAAQAGQPIVDLFGAASAQPAAAAAATKASDDLLQLGNPFADMFEASGGGAAAAGATGAALNANNLWMHNNGFNGASVSSAAATNAFVSDSNFSSVFGNTEPAASTSLPNPFFDDMSLPQAHPAAASVAAPFGNNFNFMDQQLQQQQQAASYVQQQQQQQMQLQQQQQHRQQLQQQQAILPSSMPAAQFPPGYSSNSSSILALQQQQHHQQHTQQMQQQQQPPTSTGKIITGDLDSSLMSLVDNLNINKTASAKPVQWNSPKNTAKPGANWTPQPMAATTGAGYRPMAHGMTVSPAPITINHPYIHASYPVMPNYMQGMPVMGQAAAPLTGAQPTMMAAPHSNATGILQPIQPTQNGSNKGVPLDRFGAL; encoded by the exons ATGACCATGGCAGGGCAAACGATCAACGACAGGCTGCTGGCCGCCCGTCACAGCCTTGCGGGCCAAGGACTCGCCAAGTCCGTTTGCAAGGCCACCACGGAGGAATGCATTGGGCCGAAGAAGAAGCACTTGGACT ATTTGGTGCACTGCACAAACGAGCCGAATGTGTCGATACCTCATCTGGCCAATTTACTTATCGAGCGTTCTCAGAACGCCAACTGGGTTGTCGTCTACAAGTCGCTGATAACCACACATCATCTGATGGCATATGGCAACGAG CGTTTTATGCAATATCTGGCCTCTAGCAACTCTACATTCAATCTGAGCTCCTTTCTGGATAAAGGAACTGTACAAG ATGGTGGCATGGGCGTTCCGGGTGGCAGAATGG GTTACGATATGTCGCCCTTTATTCGGCGCTACGCCAAATATTTGAATGAGAAGTCGCTCTCCTATCGTGCCATGGCCTTTGACTTCTGCAAAGTCAAGCGAGG CAAAGAGGAGGGGTCGCTGCGAAGCATGAATGCGGAAAAACTTCTGAAGACTTTGCCAGTTTTGCAGGCACAATTGGATGCACTTCTCGAGTTCGACTGCCAGTCCAACGATTTGTCCAATG GTGTCATCAATATGAGCTTTATGCTCTTGTTTCGCGATCTCATACGACTTTTTGCTTGCTACAATGATGGCATCATTAACTTGCTcgagaaatattttgatatgAACAAAAAACATGCGCGCGATGCCTTGGACCTGTACAAGAAGTTCTTAGTGCGCATGGACCGTGTTGGAGAGTTCTTAAAAGTGGCAGAG AATGTGGGCATTGACAAGGGTGATATTCCCGATTTGACCAAGGCGCCCAGCTCGTTGTTAGATGCTTTGGAGCAACACTTGGCCACACTGGAGGGTCGAAAAGTATCTGCAGCTAATACACCCACACAGTCATCGAG CAATCAGCGCAATGTAAAATCCGCTGTCTCTGCACTCTCTTCTACCAGCTCTGCATTCGGTACTGCGGCTGCGTCTAGCAAATTCGACAACACCAATGGCATTGACGAGCAGCTCAAGGCCCAGGTgctggccgaggaggaggccgCCATGAACCAGTACAAG TCCAAGGTATCGTCGCCCACCAGCAGCGGGGCTGCTGGCGCTAGCGCTGCACTAACAAATCCATTTCTATCGTCCCCGCCAGCCGCCCAGGCTGGTCAGCCGATAGTTGATCTGTTCGGTGCCGCGTCGGCGCAgcccgctgctgctgcagcagccacCAAGGCCTCCGACGACCTGCTGCAGTTGGGCAATCCCTTCGCCGACATGTTTGAAGCCAGTGGCGGCGGAGCAGCCGCCGCAGGAGCCACAGGTGCTGCACTCAATGCCAATAATTTGTGGATGCATAATAATG GTTTCAATGGCGCTTCAGTTTCCTCCGCTGCTGCTACAAATGCATTCGTTTCCGATAGTAATTTCTCATCCGTTTTTGGTAATACGGAACCGGCAG CTTCGACGTCGTTGCCAAATCCATTTTTCGATGATATGTCGTTGCCCCAAGCCCACCCCGCTGCTGCATCTGTTGCTGCGCCCTTCGgcaacaatttcaatttcatggATCAAcagctgcagcaacaacagcaagcgGCATCTtatgtgcagcagcagcagcaacagcaaatgcaactacagcagcagcagcaacaccggcagcagttgcagcaacagcaagcgATATTGCCATCTTCCATGCCAGCAGCTCAGTTTCCACCAG GTTACTCCAGCAATAGCAGTTCGATCCTAGCGctccaacagcagcagcaccaccagcagcacacgcaacaaatgcagcagcagcagcagccaccgaCTAGCACTGGGAAGATAATCACCGGCGACTTGGATAGTTCACTAATGTCCCTAGTTGATAACTTAAATATTAACAAAACGGCAAGTGCAAA ACCTGTGCAATGGAATTCACCTAAAAATACAGCGAAACCAGGTGCTAATTGGACACCCCAACCAATGGCGGCTACTACTGGTGCTGGCTATCGTCCAATG GCACATGGCATGACCGTAAGTCCTGCGCCAATCACAATCAATCATCCGTATATACATGCTAGTTATCCTGTAATGCCAAATTATATGCAG GGAATGCCGGTGATGGGGCAGGCAGCAGCCCCTTTGACTGGGGCGCAACCGACGATGATGGCGGCGCCGCACAGTAATGCGACTGGCATCCTGCAACCAATCCAGCCAACGCAGAACGGCAGCAATAAAGGAGTCCCACTCGACCGATTTGGTGCGTTATAA
- the LOC108027239 gene encoding phosphatidylinositol-binding clathrin assembly protein LAP isoform X10 gives MTMAGQTINDRLLAARHSLAGQGLAKSVCKATTEECIGPKKKHLDYLVHCTNEPNVSIPHLANLLIERSQNANWVVVYKSLITTHHLMAYGNERFMQYLASSNSTFNLSSFLDKGTVQGYDMSPFIRRYAKYLNEKSLSYRAMAFDFCKVKRGKEEGSLRSMNAEKLLKTLPVLQAQLDALLEFDCQSNDLSNGVINMSFMLLFRDLIRLFACYNDGIINLLEKYFDMNKKHARDALDLYKKFLVRMDRVGEFLKVAENVGIDKGDIPDLTKAPSSLLDALEQHLATLEGRKVSAANTPTQSSSNQRNVKSAVSALSSTSSAFGTAAASSKFDNTNGIDEQLKAQVLAEEEAAMNQYKSKVSSPTSSGAAGASAALTNPFLSSPPAAQAGQPIVDLFGAASAQPAAAAAATKASDDLLQLGNPFADMFEASGGGAAAAGATGAALNANNLWMHNNGFNGASVSSAAATNAFVSDSNFSSVFGNTEPAGFDALGDVLKPASASSNSNQMNVVATGYSSNSSSILALQQQQHHQQHTQQMQQQQQPPTSTGKIITGDLDSSLMSLVDNLNINKTASAKPVQWNSPKNTAKPGANWTPQPMAATTGAGYRPMAHGMTVSPAPITINHPYIHASYPVMPNYMQGMPVMGQAAAPLTGAQPTMMAAPHSNATGILQPIQPTQNGSNKGVPLDRFGAL, from the exons ATGACCATGGCAGGGCAAACGATCAACGACAGGCTGCTGGCCGCCCGTCACAGCCTTGCGGGCCAAGGACTCGCCAAGTCCGTTTGCAAGGCCACCACGGAGGAATGCATTGGGCCGAAGAAGAAGCACTTGGACT ATTTGGTGCACTGCACAAACGAGCCGAATGTGTCGATACCTCATCTGGCCAATTTACTTATCGAGCGTTCTCAGAACGCCAACTGGGTTGTCGTCTACAAGTCGCTGATAACCACACATCATCTGATGGCATATGGCAACGAG CGTTTTATGCAATATCTGGCCTCTAGCAACTCTACATTCAATCTGAGCTCCTTTCTGGATAAAGGAACTGTACAAG GTTACGATATGTCGCCCTTTATTCGGCGCTACGCCAAATATTTGAATGAGAAGTCGCTCTCCTATCGTGCCATGGCCTTTGACTTCTGCAAAGTCAAGCGAGG CAAAGAGGAGGGGTCGCTGCGAAGCATGAATGCGGAAAAACTTCTGAAGACTTTGCCAGTTTTGCAGGCACAATTGGATGCACTTCTCGAGTTCGACTGCCAGTCCAACGATTTGTCCAATG GTGTCATCAATATGAGCTTTATGCTCTTGTTTCGCGATCTCATACGACTTTTTGCTTGCTACAATGATGGCATCATTAACTTGCTcgagaaatattttgatatgAACAAAAAACATGCGCGCGATGCCTTGGACCTGTACAAGAAGTTCTTAGTGCGCATGGACCGTGTTGGAGAGTTCTTAAAAGTGGCAGAG AATGTGGGCATTGACAAGGGTGATATTCCCGATTTGACCAAGGCGCCCAGCTCGTTGTTAGATGCTTTGGAGCAACACTTGGCCACACTGGAGGGTCGAAAAGTATCTGCAGCTAATACACCCACACAGTCATCGAG CAATCAGCGCAATGTAAAATCCGCTGTCTCTGCACTCTCTTCTACCAGCTCTGCATTCGGTACTGCGGCTGCGTCTAGCAAATTCGACAACACCAATGGCATTGACGAGCAGCTCAAGGCCCAGGTgctggccgaggaggaggccgCCATGAACCAGTACAAG TCCAAGGTATCGTCGCCCACCAGCAGCGGGGCTGCTGGCGCTAGCGCTGCACTAACAAATCCATTTCTATCGTCCCCGCCAGCCGCCCAGGCTGGTCAGCCGATAGTTGATCTGTTCGGTGCCGCGTCGGCGCAgcccgctgctgctgcagcagccacCAAGGCCTCCGACGACCTGCTGCAGTTGGGCAATCCCTTCGCCGACATGTTTGAAGCCAGTGGCGGCGGAGCAGCCGCCGCAGGAGCCACAGGTGCTGCACTCAATGCCAATAATTTGTGGATGCATAATAATG GTTTCAATGGCGCTTCAGTTTCCTCCGCTGCTGCTACAAATGCATTCGTTTCCGATAGTAATTTCTCATCCGTTTTTGGTAATACGGAACCGGCAG GCTTCGATGCCTTGGGCGATGTTCTCAAGCCGGCCtccgccagcagcaacagcaatcaAATGAACGTTGTCGCCACAGGTTACTCCAGCAATAGCAGTTCGATCCTAGCGctccaacagcagcagcaccaccagcagcacacgcaacaaatgcagcagcagcagcagccaccgaCTAGCACTGGGAAGATAATCACCGGCGACTTGGATAGTTCACTAATGTCCCTAGTTGATAACTTAAATATTAACAAAACGGCAAGTGCAAA ACCTGTGCAATGGAATTCACCTAAAAATACAGCGAAACCAGGTGCTAATTGGACACCCCAACCAATGGCGGCTACTACTGGTGCTGGCTATCGTCCAATG GCACATGGCATGACCGTAAGTCCTGCGCCAATCACAATCAATCATCCGTATATACATGCTAGTTATCCTGTAATGCCAAATTATATGCAG GGAATGCCGGTGATGGGGCAGGCAGCAGCCCCTTTGACTGGGGCGCAACCGACGATGATGGCGGCGCCGCACAGTAATGCGACTGGCATCCTGCAACCAATCCAGCCAACGCAGAACGGCAGCAATAAAGGAGTCCCACTCGACCGATTTGGTGCGTTATAA
- the LOC108027239 gene encoding phosphatidylinositol-binding clathrin assembly protein LAP isoform X7, which yields MTMAGQTINDRLLAARHSLAGQGLAKSVCKATTEECIGPKKKHLDYLVHCTNEPNVSIPHLANLLIERSQNANWVVVYKSLITTHHLMAYGNERFMQYLASSNSTFNLSSFLDKGTVQDGGMGVPGGRMGYDMSPFIRRYAKYLNEKSLSYRAMAFDFCKVKRGKEEGSLRSMNAEKLLKTLPVLQAQLDALLEFDCQSNDLSNGVINMSFMLLFRDLIRLFACYNDGIINLLEKYFDMNKKHARDALDLYKKFLVRMDRVGEFLKVAENVGIDKGDIPDLTKAPSSLLDALEQHLATLEGRKVSAANTPTQSSSNQRNVKSAVSALSSTSSAFGTAAASSKFDNTNGIDEQLKAQVLAEEEAAMNQYKSKVSSPTSSGAAGASAALTNPFLSSPPAAQAGQPIVDLFGAASAQPAAAAAATKASDDLLQLGNPFADMFEASGGGAAAAGATGAALNANNLWMHNNGFNGASVSSAAATNAFVSDSNFSSVFGNTEPAASTSLPNPFFDDMSLPQAHPAAASVAAPFGNNFNFMDQQLQQQQQAASYVQQQQQQQMQLQQQQQHRQQLQQQQAILPSSMPAAQFPPGFDALGDVLKPASASSNSNQMNVVATGYSSNSSSILALQQQQHHQQHTQQMQQQQQPPTSTGKIITGDLDSSLMSLVDNLNINKTASAKPVQWNSPKNTAKPGANWTPQPMAATTGAGYRPMGMPVMGQAAAPLTGAQPTMMAAPHSNATGILQPIQPTQNGSNKGVPLDRFGAL from the exons ATGACCATGGCAGGGCAAACGATCAACGACAGGCTGCTGGCCGCCCGTCACAGCCTTGCGGGCCAAGGACTCGCCAAGTCCGTTTGCAAGGCCACCACGGAGGAATGCATTGGGCCGAAGAAGAAGCACTTGGACT ATTTGGTGCACTGCACAAACGAGCCGAATGTGTCGATACCTCATCTGGCCAATTTACTTATCGAGCGTTCTCAGAACGCCAACTGGGTTGTCGTCTACAAGTCGCTGATAACCACACATCATCTGATGGCATATGGCAACGAG CGTTTTATGCAATATCTGGCCTCTAGCAACTCTACATTCAATCTGAGCTCCTTTCTGGATAAAGGAACTGTACAAG ATGGTGGCATGGGCGTTCCGGGTGGCAGAATGG GTTACGATATGTCGCCCTTTATTCGGCGCTACGCCAAATATTTGAATGAGAAGTCGCTCTCCTATCGTGCCATGGCCTTTGACTTCTGCAAAGTCAAGCGAGG CAAAGAGGAGGGGTCGCTGCGAAGCATGAATGCGGAAAAACTTCTGAAGACTTTGCCAGTTTTGCAGGCACAATTGGATGCACTTCTCGAGTTCGACTGCCAGTCCAACGATTTGTCCAATG GTGTCATCAATATGAGCTTTATGCTCTTGTTTCGCGATCTCATACGACTTTTTGCTTGCTACAATGATGGCATCATTAACTTGCTcgagaaatattttgatatgAACAAAAAACATGCGCGCGATGCCTTGGACCTGTACAAGAAGTTCTTAGTGCGCATGGACCGTGTTGGAGAGTTCTTAAAAGTGGCAGAG AATGTGGGCATTGACAAGGGTGATATTCCCGATTTGACCAAGGCGCCCAGCTCGTTGTTAGATGCTTTGGAGCAACACTTGGCCACACTGGAGGGTCGAAAAGTATCTGCAGCTAATACACCCACACAGTCATCGAG CAATCAGCGCAATGTAAAATCCGCTGTCTCTGCACTCTCTTCTACCAGCTCTGCATTCGGTACTGCGGCTGCGTCTAGCAAATTCGACAACACCAATGGCATTGACGAGCAGCTCAAGGCCCAGGTgctggccgaggaggaggccgCCATGAACCAGTACAAG TCCAAGGTATCGTCGCCCACCAGCAGCGGGGCTGCTGGCGCTAGCGCTGCACTAACAAATCCATTTCTATCGTCCCCGCCAGCCGCCCAGGCTGGTCAGCCGATAGTTGATCTGTTCGGTGCCGCGTCGGCGCAgcccgctgctgctgcagcagccacCAAGGCCTCCGACGACCTGCTGCAGTTGGGCAATCCCTTCGCCGACATGTTTGAAGCCAGTGGCGGCGGAGCAGCCGCCGCAGGAGCCACAGGTGCTGCACTCAATGCCAATAATTTGTGGATGCATAATAATG GTTTCAATGGCGCTTCAGTTTCCTCCGCTGCTGCTACAAATGCATTCGTTTCCGATAGTAATTTCTCATCCGTTTTTGGTAATACGGAACCGGCAG CTTCGACGTCGTTGCCAAATCCATTTTTCGATGATATGTCGTTGCCCCAAGCCCACCCCGCTGCTGCATCTGTTGCTGCGCCCTTCGgcaacaatttcaatttcatggATCAAcagctgcagcaacaacagcaagcgGCATCTtatgtgcagcagcagcagcaacagcaaatgcaactacagcagcagcagcaacaccggcagcagttgcagcaacagcaagcgATATTGCCATCTTCCATGCCAGCAGCTCAGTTTCCACCAG GCTTCGATGCCTTGGGCGATGTTCTCAAGCCGGCCtccgccagcagcaacagcaatcaAATGAACGTTGTCGCCACAGGTTACTCCAGCAATAGCAGTTCGATCCTAGCGctccaacagcagcagcaccaccagcagcacacgcaacaaatgcagcagcagcagcagccaccgaCTAGCACTGGGAAGATAATCACCGGCGACTTGGATAGTTCACTAATGTCCCTAGTTGATAACTTAAATATTAACAAAACGGCAAGTGCAAA ACCTGTGCAATGGAATTCACCTAAAAATACAGCGAAACCAGGTGCTAATTGGACACCCCAACCAATGGCGGCTACTACTGGTGCTGGCTATCGTCCAATG GGAATGCCGGTGATGGGGCAGGCAGCAGCCCCTTTGACTGGGGCGCAACCGACGATGATGGCGGCGCCGCACAGTAATGCGACTGGCATCCTGCAACCAATCCAGCCAACGCAGAACGGCAGCAATAAAGGAGTCCCACTCGACCGATTTGGTGCGTTATAA
- the LOC108027239 gene encoding phosphatidylinositol-binding clathrin assembly protein LAP isoform X2 — protein MTMAGQTINDRLLAARHSLAGQGLAKSVCKATTEECIGPKKKHLDYLVHCTNEPNVSIPHLANLLIERSQNANWVVVYKSLITTHHLMAYGNERFMQYLASSNSTFNLSSFLDKGTVQGYDMSPFIRRYAKYLNEKSLSYRAMAFDFCKVKRGKEEGSLRSMNAEKLLKTLPVLQAQLDALLEFDCQSNDLSNGVINMSFMLLFRDLIRLFACYNDGIINLLEKYFDMNKKHARDALDLYKKFLVRMDRVGEFLKVAENVGIDKGDIPDLTKAPSSLLDALEQHLATLEGRKVSAANTPTQSSSNQRNVKSAVSALSSTSSAFGTAAASSKFDNTNGIDEQLKAQVLAEEEAAMNQYKSKVSSPTSSGAAGASAALTNPFLSSPPAAQAGQPIVDLFGAASAQPAAAAAATKASDDLLQLGNPFADMFEASGGGAAAAGATGAALNANNLWMHNNGFNGASVSSAAATNAFVSDSNFSSVFGNTEPAASTSLPNPFFDDMSLPQAHPAAASVAAPFGNNFNFMDQQLQQQQQAASYVQQQQQQQMQLQQQQQHRQQLQQQQAILPSSMPAAQFPPGFDALGDVLKPASASSNSNQMNVVATGYSSNSSSILALQQQQHHQQHTQQMQQQQQPPTSTGKIITGDLDSSLMSLVDNLNINKTASAKPVQWNSPKNTAKPGANWTPQPMAATTGAGYRPMAHGMTVSPAPITINHPYIHASYPVMPNYMQGMPVMGQAAAPLTGAQPTMMAAPHSNATGILQPIQPTQNGSNKGVPLDRFGAL, from the exons ATGACCATGGCAGGGCAAACGATCAACGACAGGCTGCTGGCCGCCCGTCACAGCCTTGCGGGCCAAGGACTCGCCAAGTCCGTTTGCAAGGCCACCACGGAGGAATGCATTGGGCCGAAGAAGAAGCACTTGGACT ATTTGGTGCACTGCACAAACGAGCCGAATGTGTCGATACCTCATCTGGCCAATTTACTTATCGAGCGTTCTCAGAACGCCAACTGGGTTGTCGTCTACAAGTCGCTGATAACCACACATCATCTGATGGCATATGGCAACGAG CGTTTTATGCAATATCTGGCCTCTAGCAACTCTACATTCAATCTGAGCTCCTTTCTGGATAAAGGAACTGTACAAG GTTACGATATGTCGCCCTTTATTCGGCGCTACGCCAAATATTTGAATGAGAAGTCGCTCTCCTATCGTGCCATGGCCTTTGACTTCTGCAAAGTCAAGCGAGG CAAAGAGGAGGGGTCGCTGCGAAGCATGAATGCGGAAAAACTTCTGAAGACTTTGCCAGTTTTGCAGGCACAATTGGATGCACTTCTCGAGTTCGACTGCCAGTCCAACGATTTGTCCAATG GTGTCATCAATATGAGCTTTATGCTCTTGTTTCGCGATCTCATACGACTTTTTGCTTGCTACAATGATGGCATCATTAACTTGCTcgagaaatattttgatatgAACAAAAAACATGCGCGCGATGCCTTGGACCTGTACAAGAAGTTCTTAGTGCGCATGGACCGTGTTGGAGAGTTCTTAAAAGTGGCAGAG AATGTGGGCATTGACAAGGGTGATATTCCCGATTTGACCAAGGCGCCCAGCTCGTTGTTAGATGCTTTGGAGCAACACTTGGCCACACTGGAGGGTCGAAAAGTATCTGCAGCTAATACACCCACACAGTCATCGAG CAATCAGCGCAATGTAAAATCCGCTGTCTCTGCACTCTCTTCTACCAGCTCTGCATTCGGTACTGCGGCTGCGTCTAGCAAATTCGACAACACCAATGGCATTGACGAGCAGCTCAAGGCCCAGGTgctggccgaggaggaggccgCCATGAACCAGTACAAG TCCAAGGTATCGTCGCCCACCAGCAGCGGGGCTGCTGGCGCTAGCGCTGCACTAACAAATCCATTTCTATCGTCCCCGCCAGCCGCCCAGGCTGGTCAGCCGATAGTTGATCTGTTCGGTGCCGCGTCGGCGCAgcccgctgctgctgcagcagccacCAAGGCCTCCGACGACCTGCTGCAGTTGGGCAATCCCTTCGCCGACATGTTTGAAGCCAGTGGCGGCGGAGCAGCCGCCGCAGGAGCCACAGGTGCTGCACTCAATGCCAATAATTTGTGGATGCATAATAATG GTTTCAATGGCGCTTCAGTTTCCTCCGCTGCTGCTACAAATGCATTCGTTTCCGATAGTAATTTCTCATCCGTTTTTGGTAATACGGAACCGGCAG CTTCGACGTCGTTGCCAAATCCATTTTTCGATGATATGTCGTTGCCCCAAGCCCACCCCGCTGCTGCATCTGTTGCTGCGCCCTTCGgcaacaatttcaatttcatggATCAAcagctgcagcaacaacagcaagcgGCATCTtatgtgcagcagcagcagcaacagcaaatgcaactacagcagcagcagcaacaccggcagcagttgcagcaacagcaagcgATATTGCCATCTTCCATGCCAGCAGCTCAGTTTCCACCAG GCTTCGATGCCTTGGGCGATGTTCTCAAGCCGGCCtccgccagcagcaacagcaatcaAATGAACGTTGTCGCCACAGGTTACTCCAGCAATAGCAGTTCGATCCTAGCGctccaacagcagcagcaccaccagcagcacacgcaacaaatgcagcagcagcagcagccaccgaCTAGCACTGGGAAGATAATCACCGGCGACTTGGATAGTTCACTAATGTCCCTAGTTGATAACTTAAATATTAACAAAACGGCAAGTGCAAA ACCTGTGCAATGGAATTCACCTAAAAATACAGCGAAACCAGGTGCTAATTGGACACCCCAACCAATGGCGGCTACTACTGGTGCTGGCTATCGTCCAATG GCACATGGCATGACCGTAAGTCCTGCGCCAATCACAATCAATCATCCGTATATACATGCTAGTTATCCTGTAATGCCAAATTATATGCAG GGAATGCCGGTGATGGGGCAGGCAGCAGCCCCTTTGACTGGGGCGCAACCGACGATGATGGCGGCGCCGCACAGTAATGCGACTGGCATCCTGCAACCAATCCAGCCAACGCAGAACGGCAGCAATAAAGGAGTCCCACTCGACCGATTTGGTGCGTTATAA